The Deltaproteobacteria bacterium genome segment ACCGGGTCACGGTCAGTTTCGGGGTCGCCGGCCTGCATCCCGACGACGATTTCGACGGCCTCTGCAAGCGGGCCGACCTAGCCCTGTACGAGAGCAAGAACTCAGGCCGGAACCGGGTCACCCTGGCCCGGTGAACAGGGCCATCCGAACAGGTGTCCAATTCGGTTTTTGTGAATTCCCAGAATTACTCGGAATTTTTTCTTTCCGCTCTTCAAACCTGGTCAATATTCTGAAAGCAGCTTTTGACGATCGGTCGTTTTTCTGCTATAAAATAATTATTATATCGTAATAGGTTTTTGCATTTTTGAGCTATTCCTTGACAATGTCGCCAGATGTTTCGTCAACCAAATGAAGAATTAAGGAGAGTACAATGCCAGGGATAAAAACCTTGTCGATCCGCGCCAAATTGTTGCTGACCGGCATTCTGGCCACTATTGTGCCCCTTCTGATCATCACCTTGGTGGCCTCGTGGCAGGCCGGTGAGGTCGAAACGATAGCCGAGCAGGAGGTCATGCGGCTCAGCCATGCCAACAACGAGGCCATTGTCGCCGGCGTCGTGGGCATGGTCACCAGTCAGCAAGAAGTCCTGGAACAGAAAGTGTCCGCAGATTTGAATGTTGCCAGACACGTCATGAAACAGGCCGGGCCCGTGACATTTTCCCAACCGGGCGTCTCCTGGCGGGTCAGCAACCAGTTCACCCGTGAGGAGACCACCGTATCCCTGCCCAAGATGGCGGTCGGAGGACAGTGGCTTGGCCAAAACGACAACATCGACCACCCATCGGCCATCGTCGATAACGTCAAGGAATTGGTCGGCGGCACCTGTACCATCTTCCAGCGCATGAACGAGGCCGGAGATATGCTCAGGATAAGCACCAACGTTGAAACCCTGGCCGGAAAGCGGGCCATCGGGACCTTCATCCCCGCCGTCAACCCGGACGGCAAACCCAATCCGGTCCTGGCCCAGGTTCTGTCCGGCAAGACATTCATCGGCCGGGCCTTTGTGGTCAATGCTTGGTATATCACGGCCTACGAGCCGATCCGGGATGCTTTCGGCAGAATATCCGGAGTCCTCTACGTCGGAGTGCCCGAGGAAAGCGCCGCCAGCCTGCGACGCCAGGTCATGGACATAACCGTCGGCCAGACCGGATACGTCTATGTTCTGGACTCCAAGGGCAAATATATCATCTCGCAAAAAGGGCGACGGGACGGCGAGGTCATCTGGGAGACCAGGGACGCCGACGGCAAATTCTTCATTCAGGAAATCATCCAAAAAGCCACAGCCCTCAAACCGGGAGAATTTGCCCAGGTCCGG includes the following:
- a CDS encoding HAMP domain-containing protein gives rise to the protein MPGIKTLSIRAKLLLTGILATIVPLLIITLVASWQAGEVETIAEQEVMRLSHANNEAIVAGVVGMVTSQQEVLEQKVSADLNVARHVMKQAGPVTFSQPGVSWRVSNQFTREETTVSLPKMAVGGQWLGQNDNIDHPSAIVDNVKELVGGTCTIFQRMNEAGDMLRISTNVETLAGKRAIGTFIPAVNPDGKPNPVLAQVLSGKTFIGRAFVVNAWYITAYEPIRDAFGRISGVLYVGVPEESAASLRRQVMDITVGQTGYVYVLDSKGKYIISQKGRRDGEVIWETRDADGKFFIQEIIQKATALKPGEFAQVRYPWQNPGDPSPRMKSVSVAYFPQWDWIIGAGTFDDEFFAGLKAIKEADRRSSMIMWSVLAAALVAVGITWLLIASRITGPIRRLMGYAEAVAKGDLDAQSKVDQKDEIGKLNLSIQSMVHTLKQKMTEAETQASEAEQKAHECTLATEEAEQAKREAEQAKRQGMLQAAE